Proteins encoded by one window of Candidatus Zixiibacteriota bacterium:
- a CDS encoding IS110 family transposase: KLKKVALAACMRKMLNIIRAMLIKRERFNPQYQPLT; encoded by the coding sequence GAAAACTCAAAAAAGTCGCTCTGGCGGCCTGCATGAGGAAAATGCTGAACATAATCAGAGCTATGCTCATAAAAAGAGAAAGGTTCAATCCACAATATCAACCATTGACATAA